The following proteins come from a genomic window of Maniola hyperantus chromosome 8, iAphHyp1.2, whole genome shotgun sequence:
- the LOC117984794 gene encoding zinc finger protein 501, producing the protein MNKLCRICLEEGILSSIFTKSYNLALCEMIEYCSNLKIRKNDGLPEQICSNCIYKLGISYHFKQSCESSDVRLRQYLGLSIPCKVSHAMVMTDPIVMIPPAIVKKCKCEPVQKRSSSNYKKKPDSEKLKRGPKPKPKKDCVCNQCNKEFRCQAQLEMHLRTHTGDKPFVCRYCPRRFTQKHNLTIHLRMHTGEKPFQCEVCSKRFSAQGNLQAHIKIHTGQKDHVCSLCNKSFITSSELTRHIQKHRGVKNFKCDICPLAYVHLRDLKLHKLRKHQIPDTSKAQNEYNPNKNIDIIGLDEGKTMTLPGKDENYTHNMTSNKSTQEHLLIGNHSVFNPNPNKLNESYICSNCDENFEYMSALAQHYLHHHKV; encoded by the exons ATGAACAAATTATGCAGAATATGTTTAGAGGAAGGAATCCTTTCATCGATATTTACAAAAAGTTACAATCTGGCTCTGTGTGAAATGATTGAGTACTGCAGTAACCTTAAG ATAAGAAAGAATGATGGCTTACCTGAACAAATATGCAGCAACTGTATTTACAAGTTGGGAATATCCTACCACTTCAAACAATCTTGTGAAAGCTCTGATGTGCGTCTAAGACAGTATTTAGGACTCAGTATTCCATGCAA AGTGAGCCATGCTATGGTTATGACTGATCCCATA GTCATGATTCCACCTGCAATAGTAAAGAAAtg CAAATGTGAACCAGTGCAGAAAAGAAGTTCTTCCAATTACAAAAAGAAACCTGATTCAGAGAAATTAAAGAGAGGCCCCAAACCAAAACCCAAGAAAGATTGTGTATGTAATCAATGCAATAAGGAGTTCCGATGCCAAGCACAGTTAGAAATGCATTTGAG AACACATACAGGAGACAAACCATTTGTATGCAGATATTGTCCTCGCAGATTTACACAGAAGCATAATCTGACAATACATCTGAGGATGCACACTGGAGAAAAGCCCTTCCAGTGTGAAGTGTGCAG TAAAAGGTTTTCAGCTCAAGGAAATTTACAAGCTCATATAAAAATCCACACTGGGCAAAAGGATCAT gtTTGTTCATTGTGCAACAAATCATTCATCACATCAAGTGAACTAACAAGACACATACAGAAACATAGAGGAGTTAAGAATTTCAAGTGTGATATTTGTCCATTAGCGTATGTTCACCTCAGAGACCTA aaatTACACAAGTTAAGAAAGCATCAAATTCCTGATACTTCCAAAGCACAGAATGAATACAATCCTAACAAGAATATTGATATAATTGGTTTGGACGAAGGAAAAACTATGACTTTGCCAGGGAAAGATGAAAATTATACCCATAATATGACAAGCAATAAAAGTACACAAGAACACCTGTTAATAGGAAATCATTCAGTTTTCAATCCTAATCCAAATAAGCTAAATGAATCATACATTTGCTCAAATTGTGATGAAAACTTTGAATACATGAGTGCATTAGCACAGCATTATTTGCACCACCATAAAGTATAA
- the LOC117984792 gene encoding aminoacylase-1-like isoform X1: MSEEYRNNPSIANFVEYLRIPSVQPNVNYDECLNFLKRQSDELGLQYKVYELVPQKPIVMLTWLGQEPSLPAILLNSHMDVVPVFENSWTYPPFSGHIDEDGKIFARGSQDMKCVGIQYLEAVRKLKSSGTKLKRTLHLSFVPDEEIGGHDGMKKFVLTDSFRALNIGFALDEGMANPGEEFVVFNGERSIWQIHVICTGQPGHGSLLLPNTAGEKLRYIINKFMDLREEQKKILESNPKFTIGDVTTINLTQVFGGIQSNVVPEKLTAVFDCRLAVTVNHEEFENMVQRWCKEAGDGVTYDFEQKNPCVEVTKTDDSNPYWMAFKSVADELKLKLDIRIFPGGTDSRYVRRVGVPAIGFSPMNHTPVLLHDHDEFLRADIFLKGIDIYVKLIPAVANV, encoded by the exons ATGTCAGAAGAGTACAGAAATAACCCGTCGATTGCAAACTTCGTCGAATATTTACGTATACCAAGCGTGCAACCAAATGTTAATTATG ATGAATGCCTCAATTTCCTCAAAAGACAGAGTGATGAACTGGGACTCCAGTACAAGGTTTACGAATTGGTACCTCAGAAACCGATCGTCATGTTGACATGGCTGGGACAGGAACCCTCGCTTCCGGCAATCTTGCTCAATTCACATATGGATGTCGTTCCTGTATTCGAG AATAGTTGGACATACCCACCATTTAGTGGACATATAGACGAGGATGGTAAAATCTTCGCTCGCGGCTCACAAGACATGAAGTGTGTTGGTATCCAATATCTGGAAGCGGTTCGGAAATTAAAGAGCTCCGGGACTAAGTTAAAGCGAACCCTGCACCTCAGCTTCGTACCTG ATGAAGAAATCGGCGGCCATGACGGTATGAAGAAATTCGTTCTCACTGACAGTTTTAGGGCCCTGAACATTGGGTTCGCTTTGGACGAAGGTATGGCCAATCCTGGGGAAGAGTTTGTCGTATTCAACGGAGAAAGGAGCATTTGGC aaaTCCACGTTATCTGCACTGGCCAGCCCGGTCATGGATCTCTCCTTTTACCAAATACAGCTGGGGAAAAG ctcCGATACATCATTAATAAGTTCATGGACCTGAGAGAAGAACAAAAGAAAATTCTCGAAAGCAATCCTAAGTTCACGATTGGAGATGTAACCACAATCAATCTAACCCAAGTGTTT GGTGGTATTCAATCAAACGTGGTTCCGGAAAAATTAACAGCTGTTTTCGATTGCCGTCTAGCTGTTACGGTAAATCATGAAGAATTTGAAAACATG gtTCAAAGGTGGTGCAAGGAAGCTGGTGACGGAGTAACTTATGACTTTGAACAAAAAAATCCGTGTGTTGAAGTCACGAAAACCGACGATTCTAACCCATACTGGATGGCTTTCAAATCTGTAGCTGACGAATT GAAGTTAAAGTTGGATATCAGAATATTTCCTGGCGGTACTGACAGCAGATACGTCCGTCGAGTGGGTGTACCGGCCATCGGTTTCTCGCCTATGAACCATACACCTGTTCTCCTTCACGATCACGACGAATTCCTTCGCGCCGATATTTTCCTGAAAGGCATCGACATTTATGTGAAACTGATTCCAGCTGTAGCGAACGTCtaa
- the LOC117984792 gene encoding aminoacylase-1-like isoform X2: MLTWLGQEPSLPAILLNSHMDVVPVFENSWTYPPFSGHIDEDGKIFARGSQDMKCVGIQYLEAVRKLKSSGTKLKRTLHLSFVPDEEIGGHDGMKKFVLTDSFRALNIGFALDEGMANPGEEFVVFNGERSIWQIHVICTGQPGHGSLLLPNTAGEKLRYIINKFMDLREEQKKILESNPKFTIGDVTTINLTQVFGGIQSNVVPEKLTAVFDCRLAVTVNHEEFENMVQRWCKEAGDGVTYDFEQKNPCVEVTKTDDSNPYWMAFKSVADELKLKLDIRIFPGGTDSRYVRRVGVPAIGFSPMNHTPVLLHDHDEFLRADIFLKGIDIYVKLIPAVANV, encoded by the exons ATGTTGACATGGCTGGGACAGGAACCCTCGCTTCCGGCAATCTTGCTCAATTCACATATGGATGTCGTTCCTGTATTCGAG AATAGTTGGACATACCCACCATTTAGTGGACATATAGACGAGGATGGTAAAATCTTCGCTCGCGGCTCACAAGACATGAAGTGTGTTGGTATCCAATATCTGGAAGCGGTTCGGAAATTAAAGAGCTCCGGGACTAAGTTAAAGCGAACCCTGCACCTCAGCTTCGTACCTG ATGAAGAAATCGGCGGCCATGACGGTATGAAGAAATTCGTTCTCACTGACAGTTTTAGGGCCCTGAACATTGGGTTCGCTTTGGACGAAGGTATGGCCAATCCTGGGGAAGAGTTTGTCGTATTCAACGGAGAAAGGAGCATTTGGC aaaTCCACGTTATCTGCACTGGCCAGCCCGGTCATGGATCTCTCCTTTTACCAAATACAGCTGGGGAAAAG ctcCGATACATCATTAATAAGTTCATGGACCTGAGAGAAGAACAAAAGAAAATTCTCGAAAGCAATCCTAAGTTCACGATTGGAGATGTAACCACAATCAATCTAACCCAAGTGTTT GGTGGTATTCAATCAAACGTGGTTCCGGAAAAATTAACAGCTGTTTTCGATTGCCGTCTAGCTGTTACGGTAAATCATGAAGAATTTGAAAACATG gtTCAAAGGTGGTGCAAGGAAGCTGGTGACGGAGTAACTTATGACTTTGAACAAAAAAATCCGTGTGTTGAAGTCACGAAAACCGACGATTCTAACCCATACTGGATGGCTTTCAAATCTGTAGCTGACGAATT GAAGTTAAAGTTGGATATCAGAATATTTCCTGGCGGTACTGACAGCAGATACGTCCGTCGAGTGGGTGTACCGGCCATCGGTTTCTCGCCTATGAACCATACACCTGTTCTCCTTCACGATCACGACGAATTCCTTCGCGCCGATATTTTCCTGAAAGGCATCGACATTTATGTGAAACTGATTCCAGCTGTAGCGAACGTCtaa
- the mRpL4 gene encoding large ribosomal subunit protein uL4m, translating to MSSALINVFKKLNLTAVTQIRLCSSATNAVSANDKNRGLSVVKKDWKFPPQYTKPREVWIENLDSVEEKKLGLFELHPLVYATVPRIDLIHRNVEWQKKYRWVSWAHTKTRAEVRGGGRKPWPQKGLGRARHGSIRSPLWRGGGIAHGPRSGKTHFFMLPFHMRIHGLTSTLSAKLAQDDLHIVKDLELPTEDSEYFIDLIEKRNWGPSVLLVDDSDFAPQNITVATDNLPHVNIMPVYGLNVYSMLKHDTLILTQAAAERIEERILTHLHSNTAQHQAKFKLSQV from the exons ATGAGTTCGGCAttaataaatgtatttaaaaaacttaatttaactgCCGTCACCCAAATTCGACTCTGTTCTTCGGCCACAAATGCAGTCTCCGCTAATGATAAAAACAGAGGTTTAAGCGTAGTCAAAAAGGACTGGAAGTTCCCTCCCCAGTATACGAAACCTCGTGAAGTGTGGATAGAGAACTTGGATTCAGTAGAAGAGAAAAAGCTTGGACTTTTCGAACTACATCCGTTAGTATACGCAACAGTTCCGCGAATAGACCTTATACATCGCAATGTAGAATGGCAAAAGAAATATCGTTGGGTATCATGGGCGCATACGAAGACAAGAGCTGAAGTCAGGGGTGGCGGAAGGAAGCCTTGGCCGCAGAAAGGTTTGGGTCGTGCTAGACATGGTTCCATCAGGTCTCCACTCTGGCGAGGCGGTGGTATCGCTCATGGACCTCGATCAGGAAAAACACATTTCTTCATGTTGCCATTCCATATGAGGATTCATGGTTTAACATCAACCTTGTCTGCAAAATTAGCACAAGATGACCTGCACATTGTGAAAGATTTAGAACTGCCCACGGAGGATTCTGAATATTTCATTGATCTTATAGAGAAAAGAAATTGGGGTCCTTCTGTACTCTTAGTAGATGA CTCCGATTTTGCCCCACAAAATATAACAGTGGCAACAGATAATCTCCCACACGTCAATATAATGCCAGTATATGGATTAAATGTTTATTCAATGTTGAAGCATGACACCTTAATTTTAACCCAAGCTGCTGCTGAAAGGATTGAGGAAAGAATACTAACCCATTTGCATTCAAATACAGCACAGCATCAAGCAAAATTTAAACTTAGTCAagtataa